The sequence TAGTAAACAAAAGGCAATAGCCAAGCCAACTCCTTCTTTAAATAAAATACCAGTAATACTAACAGGTGAACCTATTCAAGAGTTCTTAAATTACTACTATATTCAATCAAATGGTAGATATGTTTATGAAGGTATATCTACTTTAAAGCTAAATGAAAATGTTCAAGGTGATTCCGTTGAAGGAGATTTAATTAGCTTAAGATTAGACCCTAACCTTAAAAACTCCACAGAATCAGCTCCTTACGACAAATTTGGTACACTTTTGAAACCAGTTTCCATAATCAAAAAAGGTATATTAAATAAATATTGGGCCGATAATAGATATGCTCAATATATTGGTATAAATCCTACAGGAGAAATTAATAATATTGTTTTTGAAGGCGGTAGTAAATCTGTTAAAGATTTTAAACAAAAACCCTATTTAGAACTAATTGCCTTCTCAGACTTTCAAATGAATCCTTTAACAGGAGATTTTGGTGGCGAAATTAGATTAGGCTTCTATTTCAACGGTAAAGAAACTATACCTGTTACTGGTGGCTCTATTTCAGGCAATATAAACGAAGTAAAACAAAAGATGTATTTATCTAAGGAAATTCAAGAAAATAATAATTTTGTAGGACCAAAATCTATACAATTATTTAATGTAACAATAGCAAGCTAAAAAACGACTAAAGTTGCCCTTCAGATACTAATTA comes from Caldisalinibacter kiritimatiensis and encodes:
- a CDS encoding metallopeptidase TldD-related protein — translated: MLDKIKNILSQIKEIDDWSIIEKKVESSELFFIKKELDMNRGKKVHHFKVTVYKDFNQDGKKYKGSSTINIHPTMNESEIKTALEKAAFAAKFVKNEFYSLVEPSEEKPINVESKFENGQFSDWLPKLTDAIYKEDVHDNGAINSAELFLNKIYTRNVNSKGLDVNYTKYKGELEFITNWKEQSEEIELYKDIKFADFAPEMISEKVKEMLLFSKQKAIAKPTPSLNKIPVILTGEPIQEFLNYYYIQSNGRYVYEGISTLKLNENVQGDSVEGDLISLRLDPNLKNSTESAPYDKFGTLLKPVSIIKKGILNKYWADNRYAQYIGINPTGEINNIVFEGGSKSVKDFKQKPYLELIAFSDFQMNPLTGDFGGEIRLGFYFNGKETIPVTGGSISGNINEVKQKMYLSKEIQENNNFVGPKSIQLFNVTIAS